One Phycisphaerae bacterium RAS2 DNA window includes the following coding sequences:
- a CDS encoding Endonuclease/Exonuclease/phosphatase family protein — protein MLNRGLGKIVLATLAMTACLCFVTSPVSAQQVRINEVDADQQGTDAAEFVELYDGGVGNTSLNGLVVVFYNGSNDTSYAAFDLDGFQTNAQGYFLIGNAGVTPTPSIIFNDNTLQNGADAVALYQANGSDFPNGTAVTTTNLVDAMVYGANQPDDVELLVLLNAAQPQVNEAGSGNATVVSMHRCPNGAGGLRNTASYALTTPSPGAAPSCPPTTGACCDGSNCTEVTPAQCAAISGAVFVGLGSTCTPGLCPVSFPGVKINEIRIDMPGTDTNEYIELTGVAGTSLNGLTLFIIGDGTGGSGVIERVINLAGQTIPPDGYFLIAGDNDTFGATADLNIGIANDMIENSDNLTFMLVAGFTGASGNDLDTNDDGVLDSMPWTSEIDRVCVIETTNPPTIAGNEWYYFTDPSQVVGPDGTFVPGHVYRLPNGGLPWNIGIFDPATGVDTPGVANSITGACCQGGFCDIQERNVCVVELGGTFKGVGSVCGDGSICTGACCTGNDCTLVDPLTCQGQGGVFQGAGTTCTPAPVPACGACMTIADARALPTGSRVKLCNVVISSTTDLIQSGTVKSFQIEDASGPGGRSGLTVFGANELIDPLLAAAAEGTQIDLQGVTDQFNGLLEVVDGSLPLKRITLGSFVGTTAPASVTTSDFQDQSASAEGLESEIVTLSCVTFLDAGGTFLGGLATSNYVVTDGIGFATVRISSNQLDFENMQIPSGPVTITGVFSQSDTAAPFDAAYQLLPRILSDLDTAPMCGDVGACCLGGGTCNDNLTEALCEGLGGVFQGAATLCANVKCPTADGMLINEIRVDQDGVDNDEYFEIKGPANVPLGSLTYIVLGDGAVAAGSGVIETIVELDGAITPADGVFLCARNTLTIGTPDLVSVAVSFENDDNVTHMLVEGFTGTSGQDLDTDDDGILDVTPWTRVLDSIAIVKNVNNPPVGTEWYYGPTVGPTPFGSSPFHVIRCAGALNNWIIGSGDLPPTGNDTPGDENDCSNACLTCYGDVDQSQRVDIDDIDEFVDVVLGLESNVCADLNLDGAVNGLDIRNLIQLILANGGAGTSCLPAAQKDIARCDNATPPNDCPDSPTGFCQYQVDFNQAGISSCVVVSGPGPNQLVEGEMICVACPIEGTCGTPGDRVRFRWVNHDGLGNDCIFYASLASGSCQGCPTGKRFDDAPPPLAIKVMSYNLLNYNGSDRTTQYQAILNAVLPDVIVCQEVSGSSAANTFLNTVLNGVGGPSGYNMATFSNGPDSDNACYYRTSRLAFAGAGDHAIVGTSPRQTDRWRLTINGFTGPESSFYIYSTHLKAGNTGGDASDRFAAAQLIRAHANALPAGSNFMIAGDMNLYTSTETAYQELIGSQVDNDGRVFDPINRPGNWSANSSFRDIHTQSTHNNNANPAPGASNGGLDDRFDFILCSQALLDGVALTYRTGSYHAYGNDGNHFNNDINDPPTIPEGAVIADALHGASDHLPVVMEILLP, from the coding sequence ATGTTGAATCGAGGATTGGGAAAGATCGTGCTGGCGACGCTGGCCATGACGGCGTGTCTTTGTTTTGTGACTTCGCCTGTCTCTGCGCAGCAGGTTCGCATCAATGAAGTGGACGCCGATCAACAGGGAACGGATGCCGCCGAGTTTGTCGAACTGTACGACGGCGGCGTGGGGAACACGTCGCTGAACGGCCTCGTGGTGGTGTTCTACAACGGGTCGAATGACACATCCTACGCTGCGTTCGATTTGGATGGATTTCAAACCAATGCCCAGGGTTATTTCCTGATCGGCAACGCCGGCGTCACGCCGACCCCCTCGATCATTTTCAACGACAACACCCTCCAGAACGGCGCTGACGCTGTTGCGCTGTACCAGGCCAATGGATCGGACTTTCCGAACGGCACGGCCGTGACGACAACGAATCTGGTTGACGCGATGGTCTATGGCGCGAATCAGCCGGACGACGTCGAACTGCTGGTCCTGCTCAACGCGGCCCAGCCGCAGGTCAACGAGGCCGGAAGCGGTAACGCAACGGTTGTCTCGATGCACCGCTGCCCCAATGGCGCGGGCGGCCTGCGAAACACGGCGTCGTACGCCCTCACCACGCCTTCACCCGGCGCGGCCCCGAGTTGCCCGCCGACCACCGGCGCCTGCTGCGACGGCAGCAACTGCACCGAAGTCACGCCTGCCCAGTGCGCCGCCATCAGCGGCGCGGTGTTTGTCGGCCTTGGCTCGACCTGCACCCCCGGCCTCTGCCCGGTCTCGTTCCCCGGCGTGAAGATCAACGAAATCCGCATCGACATGCCCGGTACGGACACCAATGAATACATTGAATTGACCGGTGTCGCCGGCACAAGCCTGAACGGCCTCACGTTGTTCATCATTGGCGATGGCACTGGCGGCAGCGGCGTGATCGAGCGGGTGATCAATCTCGCCGGTCAGACGATTCCTCCGGACGGATATTTCCTCATCGCCGGCGACAATGACACGTTCGGTGCGACCGCGGACCTAAACATTGGCATCGCCAATGACATGATCGAGAACAGCGATAACCTCACCTTCATGCTTGTCGCAGGGTTCACCGGCGCCTCGGGCAACGATTTGGACACGAACGACGACGGCGTCCTCGATTCGATGCCTTGGACATCAGAGATTGACCGTGTTTGTGTGATTGAGACGACTAACCCACCAACCATCGCCGGGAACGAGTGGTACTACTTTACCGATCCCAGCCAGGTTGTCGGACCGGACGGCACTTTTGTACCCGGCCACGTGTATCGACTGCCGAACGGCGGTTTGCCCTGGAACATCGGCATCTTTGATCCGGCGACAGGTGTCGATACGCCGGGCGTAGCCAATTCCATCACCGGCGCCTGCTGCCAGGGAGGCTTCTGCGACATCCAGGAGCGCAACGTATGCGTCGTCGAACTTGGTGGAACCTTCAAGGGAGTTGGAAGCGTTTGTGGTGACGGTTCCATTTGCACCGGCGCGTGCTGCACTGGCAACGATTGCACGCTGGTGGATCCTCTGACGTGCCAAGGGCAAGGCGGTGTCTTCCAGGGCGCGGGCACGACGTGCACGCCCGCACCGGTCCCGGCTTGTGGCGCTTGCATGACAATTGCCGACGCTCGCGCGTTGCCAACCGGCTCGCGCGTCAAGCTGTGCAACGTCGTCATCTCTTCCACGACCGACCTGATTCAGTCTGGCACCGTTAAGTCCTTCCAGATCGAGGATGCTTCCGGCCCCGGCGGCCGAAGCGGGCTCACCGTTTTTGGTGCGAATGAACTCATCGATCCGCTCCTTGCCGCAGCGGCGGAAGGGACGCAGATCGACCTGCAGGGAGTGACGGACCAGTTTAACGGACTCCTCGAGGTGGTTGATGGCTCACTCCCGCTGAAGCGAATCACGCTTGGAAGTTTCGTGGGCACGACTGCACCCGCGAGCGTGACGACAAGCGACTTCCAGGATCAGAGTGCCTCGGCCGAGGGATTGGAAAGCGAAATCGTCACGCTTTCCTGCGTGACCTTCCTCGATGCAGGCGGCACGTTCCTGGGCGGCCTCGCCACCAGCAATTACGTCGTAACGGATGGCATCGGATTCGCCACGGTTCGGATTTCGAGCAACCAGCTTGATTTCGAGAACATGCAGATTCCATCCGGCCCGGTGACGATCACCGGCGTGTTCAGCCAGAGCGACACGGCGGCCCCGTTTGATGCCGCCTATCAATTGCTGCCTCGCATCTTGTCCGACCTCGACACCGCGCCAATGTGCGGTGATGTCGGTGCGTGCTGTCTGGGCGGCGGAACCTGCAATGACAATCTCACCGAAGCACTCTGCGAGGGCCTCGGCGGCGTCTTCCAGGGCGCGGCCACTTTGTGTGCCAATGTGAAGTGCCCGACAGCCGACGGAATGCTCATCAATGAGATTCGTGTCGACCAGGACGGCGTCGATAACGATGAGTACTTCGAGATCAAGGGCCCCGCGAACGTGCCCCTTGGCTCGCTGACTTACATCGTGCTGGGTGACGGTGCGGTGGCGGCCGGCAGCGGTGTCATCGAAACGATCGTTGAACTCGACGGCGCGATCACACCTGCCGATGGCGTATTCCTGTGTGCCCGCAACACGCTGACCATCGGAACTCCCGACCTCGTGTCGGTTGCCGTCAGCTTTGAAAACGACGACAACGTGACCCACATGCTCGTCGAAGGCTTCACGGGCACGAGCGGGCAAGACCTCGACACTGACGACGATGGAATCCTCGATGTCACGCCATGGACGCGCGTGCTTGACTCGATCGCCATCGTCAAGAACGTCAACAACCCGCCGGTCGGCACCGAATGGTACTACGGTCCGACCGTCGGCCCGACGCCGTTCGGCAGTTCGCCGTTCCATGTCATTCGATGTGCCGGCGCGCTGAACAACTGGATCATCGGCTCGGGCGATCTTCCGCCGACCGGCAACGACACGCCGGGCGACGAGAACGACTGCAGCAACGCCTGCCTCACCTGCTATGGCGACGTCGATCAGTCCCAGCGCGTGGACATCGACGACATTGACGAGTTTGTCGACGTGGTCCTCGGTCTGGAGTCCAACGTCTGTGCCGATCTGAATCTTGACGGCGCGGTCAACGGTCTGGACATTCGCAATTTGATCCAGCTGATTCTGGCCAACGGTGGCGCGGGAACATCCTGCCTGCCGGCGGCGCAGAAGGACATCGCCCGCTGCGACAACGCGACTCCGCCGAACGACTGCCCCGATTCGCCGACCGGATTCTGCCAGTATCAGGTCGACTTCAATCAGGCCGGCATCTCGTCGTGCGTAGTCGTGTCGGGCCCGGGGCCGAACCAGCTTGTGGAAGGCGAGATGATCTGCGTCGCCTGCCCCATTGAGGGAACCTGCGGCACGCCGGGCGATCGTGTCCGGTTCCGGTGGGTCAATCACGACGGGCTGGGCAACGACTGCATCTTCTACGCCTCGCTCGCGTCGGGCTCCTGCCAAGGCTGTCCAACGGGCAAGCGCTTCGACGATGCGCCGCCCCCGCTGGCCATCAAGGTCATGAGCTACAACCTGCTCAACTACAACGGCTCGGATCGCACCACGCAGTATCAGGCGATCCTTAATGCCGTTCTGCCTGATGTCATTGTCTGCCAGGAAGTCAGCGGCTCATCGGCCGCGAACACGTTCCTGAATACCGTGCTCAATGGGGTCGGTGGACCGAGCGGCTACAACATGGCCACTTTCTCGAACGGCCCCGATTCGGACAACGCCTGCTACTACCGCACGAGCCGACTCGCGTTTGCAGGCGCCGGCGACCACGCGATTGTCGGAACCAGCCCGCGACAGACCGACCGCTGGCGGCTGACCATCAACGGGTTCACCGGTCCCGAGTCGTCGTTCTACATTTACTCGACGCACCTCAAGGCCGGAAACACCGGCGGCGATGCCTCGGATCGGTTTGCGGCGGCCCAGTTGATTCGCGCCCATGCGAACGCCCTGCCGGCCGGCAGCAACTTCATGATCGCCGGCGACATGAACCTGTACACGAGCACGGAGACAGCCTATCAGGAGTTGATCGGTTCACAGGTCGACAACGACGGCCGCGTTTTTGATCCGATCAATCGGCCCGGCAATTGGAGCGCGAACAGCAGTTTCCGGGACATCCATACACAGTCGACGCATAACAACAATGCAAATCCGGCGCCGGGTGCCTCAAACGGCGGCCTCGATGACCGGTTTGACTTCATCCTCTGTTCACAGGCGCTGCTCGACGGCGTCGCGCTCACATACCGCACCGGGTCGTACCACGCGTACGGCAACGACGGCAATCACTTCAACAACGACATCAACGATCCTCCGACGATTCCCGAAGGCGCGGTGATCGCCGACGCGTTGCACGGGGCATCGGACCACCTGCCGGTCGTGATGGAGATTCTGTTGCCGTAA